A single window of Senegalia massiliensis DNA harbors:
- a CDS encoding DEAD/DEAH box helicase encodes MDNKFLKLGINTELVKVLEKNRIIKPTPVQSRAIPQILNGKDVVVQAQTGTGKTLAFMLPIMQNIDTTKPEIKALIVAPTRELALQITKEAKKLSEVNGSKILAAYGGKDVNSQIKKLKGNIDIVIGTPGRLLDHLRRGTINLGKLKYLVLDEADQMLHMGFLHDIEDIISQTPKDKNTMLFSATIPSGIRSLSKRYSKNPIQIEIESKNITIDKIEQIVVETTDRGKLDSLLESIEKYNPFLAIIFCRTKRRAKSLNETLQSKGYNSDEIHGDLSQSKRERVMKDFRNAKLQFLIATDVAARGIDINNITHVFNYDIPQDPESYIHRIGRTARAGEEGIAVTFVSPKDKIALNNIEKTIKTTIEKKKNDKENKKQKRNYKKEKNKNYKKKSKGKYRKNKKSNKRR; translated from the coding sequence ATGGATAATAAGTTTTTAAAGTTAGGAATTAATACTGAACTAGTAAAAGTGTTAGAAAAAAATAGAATAATTAAGCCTACACCAGTACAATCTAGAGCTATTCCTCAGATATTAAATGGAAAAGATGTGGTAGTACAAGCACAAACTGGTACAGGTAAGACATTAGCTTTTATGCTTCCGATTATGCAAAATATAGATACTACTAAACCAGAAATAAAGGCTTTAATAGTTGCTCCAACTAGAGAGCTTGCATTACAAATTACTAAAGAAGCTAAAAAATTATCAGAAGTAAATGGATCAAAAATTCTTGCAGCATATGGAGGTAAAGATGTAAATTCTCAAATAAAAAAATTAAAAGGGAATATTGATATCGTGATAGGAACTCCAGGTAGATTACTAGATCACTTGAGAAGAGGAACTATAAATTTAGGAAAACTTAAGTATCTTGTATTAGATGAAGCAGATCAAATGTTACATATGGGATTTTTACATGATATTGAAGATATAATATCTCAAACACCTAAAGATAAAAATACTATGTTATTTTCTGCTACAATACCTAGTGGTATCAGATCATTATCTAAAAGATATTCTAAAAATCCTATTCAGATAGAAATAGAAAGTAAAAATATAACAATAGATAAAATAGAACAAATAGTTGTTGAAACAACAGATAGAGGTAAATTAGATTCACTTCTTGAATCAATAGAAAAATATAATCCATTTTTAGCTATTATATTTTGTAGAACTAAGAGACGAGCAAAATCTTTAAATGAAACTTTACAATCTAAAGGATATAACTCAGATGAAATTCATGGTGATTTATCTCAATCTAAAAGAGAGAGAGTAATGAAAGATTTTAGAAATGCAAAATTACAATTTCTTATAGCTACAGATGTTGCAGCACGTGGAATAGATATTAACAATATAACCCATGTTTTTAATTATGATATACCTCAAGATCCTGAAAGTTATATTCATCGTATAGGACGTACAGCAAGGGCAGGAGAGGAAGGAATAGCAGTAACTTTTGTATCACCAAAAGATAAAATTGCTTTAAATAATATTGAAAAGACTATAAAAACAACAATAGAAAAAAAGAAAAATGATAAAGAAAATAAAAAACAAAAAAGAAATTATAAAAAAGAAAAAAATAAAAATTATAAAAAAAAATCAAAGGGTAAATATAGAAAAAATAAGAAATCTAATAAAAGAAGATAA
- the ddlA gene encoding D-alanine--D-alanine ligase, producing the protein MNKIKVGIIFGGKSAEHEVSLQSAKNIIEAIDKEKYEVMLIGVDKEGKWYLIENDEFLSNMDDPSAISLNKSENLLAIIPGEDKNQLVNLNGYNRLNDIDVVFPILHGPFGEDGTIQGLLKLSNIPFVGADILGSSVGMDKDVMKRLLRDSNIAIADFISYNKSEKYNYNDVKQKLGMPVFIKPANLGSSVGISKVNNEQEFYKAMELAFEFDNKVIVEEGIKGREIECSVLGNDNPICSLPGEILPTSDFYSYESKYIDESGAVLQIPAKLTELEIEKIKSCSLKTYKVLCCKGMARVDVFLKDDGEIIVNEINTIPGFTRISMYPKLWEVSGIKYKELIDKLIQLAIERHNQEKKLKTSL; encoded by the coding sequence TTGAATAAAATTAAAGTGGGAATAATATTTGGTGGAAAGTCAGCAGAGCATGAAGTTTCACTTCAATCTGCTAAAAATATAATTGAAGCTATAGATAAGGAAAAATATGAAGTAATGCTTATAGGAGTTGATAAAGAAGGAAAGTGGTATCTAATTGAAAATGATGAATTTTTATCTAATATGGATGATCCGTCAGCAATAAGCTTGAATAAATCAGAGAATTTATTAGCTATAATTCCTGGAGAGGATAAAAATCAATTAGTAAATTTAAATGGATATAATAGATTAAATGATATAGATGTAGTATTTCCTATACTACATGGTCCATTTGGTGAAGATGGAACTATACAAGGTTTACTTAAGCTTTCAAATATACCTTTTGTAGGTGCAGATATATTGGGTTCTTCAGTTGGAATGGATAAAGATGTTATGAAAAGACTATTACGAGATAGTAATATAGCTATAGCTGATTTTATATCATATAATAAGAGTGAAAAGTATAATTATAATGATGTAAAACAAAAATTAGGAATGCCAGTATTTATAAAGCCAGCAAATTTAGGATCATCAGTTGGTATCAGTAAAGTGAATAATGAACAAGAATTTTATAAAGCAATGGAACTTGCCTTTGAATTTGATAATAAAGTTATAGTTGAAGAAGGTATTAAAGGAAGAGAAATTGAATGTTCAGTTTTAGGAAATGATAATCCTATTTGTTCTTTACCAGGAGAAATACTTCCTACTAGTGACTTTTATTCTTATGAGTCTAAATATATAGATGAAAGTGGAGCAGTACTACAAATTCCTGCTAAGTTAACAGAATTAGAAATAGAAAAAATTAAATCATGTTCACTTAAAACTTATAAAGTATTATGTTGTAAAGGAATGGCACGTGTAGATGTCTTTTTAAAAGATGATGGTGAGATAATTGTTAATGAAATTAATACTATACCTGGTTTTACTAGAATAAGTATGTATCCTAAGTTATGGGAAGTAAGTGGTATAAAATATAAAGAGCTTATAGATAAACTTATACAACTTGCTATAGAAAGACATAATCAAGAAAAAAAATTAAAAACTTCTTTATAA
- a CDS encoding UDP-N-acetylmuramoyl-tripeptide--D-alanyl-D-alanine ligase: protein MINKTLIEIKNMINAHELKEKFNDIIINGVSKDTRTITKSQLYIPIIGENFDGHDFIYKAIENGAVATFWDENHPIPDIDFPFIVVDDTLKAIQKLSKEYRDSLDLKLIGITGSNGKTSTKDILSSVLKTKYKTYKTKGNLNNELGVPLTLLSLSEDTEIAVIEMGMSSLGEIEVLTSIASPDVAIITNIGTAHLQDLKTKENIIKAKLEIVKGLNNDGLFIYHGDDEDLKEAVNKLNINQKKLNFGKNKSNNYIIEEISTDKDGINFKIKNNISEEFSLPMIGSHQMFNATAAIAVAKYFNLSFNDIQKGLNNLELTSMRNELIHGDGFDILNDSYNSNPDSSKAALKTLYSLNNYNQKILVFGDMLELGDKEIDMHREIGELIDFNKIDYLFTFGNLANYTAEAAKGKTNKKVVFSFDDKNKLTSKLEEVLEEGSIIVLKGSRGMKLEEIAKNLLS, encoded by the coding sequence ATGATAAATAAAACTTTAATAGAAATTAAAAATATGATAAACGCTCATGAATTAAAAGAAAAATTTAATGATATTATTATAAACGGTGTATCTAAAGACACTAGAACAATAACAAAGAGTCAATTATATATCCCAATAATTGGTGAAAATTTTGATGGTCATGATTTTATATATAAGGCAATAGAAAATGGAGCTGTAGCAACATTTTGGGATGAAAATCACCCTATTCCTGATATTGACTTTCCTTTTATAGTTGTAGATGATACATTAAAAGCTATTCAAAAATTATCTAAAGAATATAGAGATAGTTTAGATTTAAAACTTATTGGTATAACTGGTTCAAATGGAAAAACTTCTACAAAGGATATTTTATCAAGCGTATTAAAGACCAAATATAAAACGTATAAAACTAAAGGTAATTTAAACAATGAATTAGGTGTGCCACTAACCCTTTTATCTTTAAGTGAAGATACAGAAATAGCAGTAATAGAAATGGGTATGAGTTCTCTTGGCGAAATAGAAGTTCTTACAAGTATTGCATCCCCAGATGTTGCAATAATAACAAATATAGGTACTGCTCACCTTCAAGATTTAAAAACAAAAGAAAATATCATAAAAGCAAAACTTGAAATAGTAAAAGGTTTAAATAATGATGGATTATTTATATATCATGGAGATGATGAAGATTTAAAAGAAGCTGTAAATAAATTAAATATTAATCAAAAGAAATTAAATTTTGGAAAAAATAAATCAAATAACTATATCATAGAAGAAATTTCTACAGATAAAGATGGGATTAATTTTAAAATAAAAAATAATATATCAGAAGAATTTTCGTTACCAATGATTGGAAGCCATCAAATGTTCAATGCAACAGCTGCTATAGCCGTAGCTAAATATTTTAATTTATCATTTAATGATATACAAAAAGGCTTAAATAATCTTGAACTTACTTCTATGAGAAATGAACTTATTCATGGAGATGGATTTGACATTTTAAATGATTCATACAATTCAAATCCAGACAGTTCAAAGGCTGCTCTTAAAACACTTTATTCTCTAAACAACTATAATCAAAAAATACTTGTATTTGGTGATATGCTAGAATTAGGTGATAAAGAAATAGATATGCATAGAGAAATTGGAGAACTTATAGATTTTAATAAAATAGATTATTTATTTACATTTGGTAATTTAGCTAATTATACTGCAGAAGCTGCAAAAGGAAAAACAAATAAAAAAGTAGTCTTCTCATTTGATGATAAAAACAAATTAACTTCTAAACTTGAAGAAGTTTTAGAAGAAGGTTCAATTATAGTATTAAAAGGATCTAGAGGAATGAAATTAGAAGAAATAGCAAAAAACTTACTAAGTTAG
- the ptsP gene encoding phosphoenolpyruvate--protein phosphotransferase encodes MYTGTSASPGIALGKALIYEQEELIIEKKEINSVEEETNRFDEALEISKKELKEVKQKALEELGEDKAAIFEAHLMVLDDPELINSTKSKIESEKLNAEFAFKSIIDQFIQMFESMDNEYMRERAADIKDVSGRVLRHILGKTVVDLANLEEEVIVVASDLTPSDTATMNKEKVLGFLTDIGGRTSHSAIMARSLEIPAVVGLKDITKKVNNDDYVVFNGDTGEIIVNPDKETKEKYRKLKNDYETMKHELKQLIGEESISADGRKIEIAGNIGTPNDIEGLENNDAEGVGLYRTEFLYMNRDKLPTEEEQFESYKKVLESMNPKPVVIRTLDVGGDKNLPYLEFEKEMNPFLGYRAIRLCLDKKDIFITQLRALLRASKYGKLRIMFPMISSLEELLEAKEVLENVKKDLDNENIEYSDDIEIGMMIEIPAAAVMSDILAKHVDFFSIGTNDLIQYTTAVDRMNEKIHHLYSFFSPAVLRLIKMTIDNGHKEGIWVGMCGEMAGDQKLIPILLGMGLDEFSMSPISILPARRLIRSLKYEDAKRIANKVVTMGKAEDIENYMSEVLD; translated from the coding sequence ATGTATACAGGTACAAGTGCTTCCCCAGGAATAGCTTTAGGAAAAGCTCTTATTTATGAGCAAGAAGAATTAATTATAGAGAAAAAAGAAATAAATTCAGTTGAAGAAGAAACTAATCGTTTTGATGAAGCCTTAGAAATATCAAAAAAAGAATTAAAAGAAGTAAAACAAAAAGCATTAGAAGAATTAGGTGAAGATAAAGCAGCAATATTTGAAGCACATCTTATGGTATTAGATGATCCAGAACTAATAAATAGCACTAAATCAAAAATTGAATCTGAAAAATTAAATGCTGAGTTTGCATTTAAATCAATAATAGATCAATTTATACAAATGTTTGAATCAATGGATAATGAATATATGAGAGAAAGAGCTGCCGATATAAAAGATGTGTCGGGTAGAGTTCTAAGACATATTTTAGGTAAAACTGTAGTAGATTTAGCGAATCTCGAAGAAGAAGTTATAGTTGTTGCTTCTGACTTAACTCCATCAGATACTGCTACTATGAATAAGGAAAAAGTATTAGGTTTTTTAACTGACATAGGTGGTAGAACTTCCCATTCTGCTATTATGGCAAGAAGTCTTGAAATACCTGCAGTAGTAGGTTTAAAGGATATTACTAAAAAAGTAAATAATGACGACTATGTTGTTTTTAATGGAGATACAGGTGAAATAATTGTAAATCCAGATAAAGAAACAAAAGAAAAATATAGGAAACTAAAAAATGATTATGAAACTATGAAACATGAGTTAAAACAATTAATTGGAGAAGAAAGTATAAGTGCTGATGGTAGAAAAATTGAAATAGCTGGAAACATAGGTACACCTAATGACATTGAAGGCTTAGAGAATAATGATGCTGAAGGAGTTGGATTATATAGAACAGAATTTCTATATATGAACAGAGATAAACTCCCTACTGAAGAAGAGCAATTTGAGTCATATAAAAAAGTTTTAGAATCTATGAATCCAAAACCAGTAGTTATAAGAACTCTTGATGTAGGTGGAGATAAAAATTTACCTTATTTAGAATTTGAAAAAGAAATGAATCCATTTTTAGGATATCGTGCTATTAGATTATGTCTTGATAAAAAAGATATATTTATTACTCAATTAAGAGCACTTTTAAGAGCAAGTAAATATGGTAAACTACGAATAATGTTCCCTATGATTTCTTCTCTAGAAGAATTATTAGAGGCAAAAGAAGTTCTAGAAAATGTAAAAAAAGATTTAGACAATGAAAATATAGAATATAGTGATGATATAGAAATAGGAATGATGATAGAAATCCCAGCTGCTGCTGTAATGAGTGATATATTAGCTAAACATGTAGATTTCTTCAGTATAGGAACAAATGATCTAATTCAATATACAACTGCAGTAGACAGAATGAATGAAAAAATACACCATTTATATAGTTTCTTTAGTCCTGCAGTATTAAGACTTATAAAAATGACAATTGATAATGGTCATAAAGAAGGAATTTGGGTAGGAATGTGTGGAGAAATGGCTGGAGATCAAAAATTAATTCCAATACTTCTTGGTATGGGGTTAGATGAATTCAGTATGAGCCCAATATCTATATTACCTGCAAGAAGACTAATTAGATCATTAAAATATGAAGATGCAAAAAGAATTGCTAATAAAGTTGTAACTATGGGTAAAGCAGAAGATATAGAAAACTATATGTCAGAAGTCCTTGATTAA
- a CDS encoding glucose PTS transporter subunit IIA → MIALGNHKNIKDVDACLTRLRLKLYDSSLIDKKKLESLGASGIINIDEQNIHVIFGIKSEELKENIKNVISTSPQTKKLILKSPLKGDIVNIEDVPDEVFAQKFLGDGVAINPSSNIVTSPIEGTITQLFPTKHAICIEEENGVEILIHIGIDTVKLKGKGFTSFVKKSDKIKTGDKIMELNLDFIKKNAKSIITPILITNINSINGFNIMTKGKINNKENLLNIYL, encoded by the coding sequence TTGATTGCATTAGGAAATCATAAAAATATTAAAGATGTTGATGCATGTCTTACTAGATTGAGATTAAAACTTTATGACTCATCTTTAATTGATAAAAAAAAGCTTGAGTCATTAGGGGCATCTGGAATAATAAATATAGATGAGCAAAATATTCATGTGATTTTTGGTATAAAATCTGAAGAATTAAAAGAAAATATAAAAAATGTAATATCTACTTCCCCACAAACAAAAAAATTAATATTAAAATCTCCCCTTAAAGGAGATATAGTAAATATTGAAGATGTTCCAGATGAAGTCTTTGCACAAAAATTCTTAGGTGATGGCGTTGCAATCAATCCTAGCTCAAATATTGTAACTTCACCAATAGAAGGAACTATTACGCAGTTGTTTCCTACAAAACATGCCATATGTATAGAAGAAGAAAATGGTGTAGAAATTTTAATTCATATTGGAATTGATACAGTGAAATTAAAAGGTAAAGGTTTTACTTCTTTTGTTAAAAAAAGTGACAAAATTAAAACAGGTGATAAAATTATGGAGTTAAATTTAGATTTCATAAAAAAAAATGCTAAATCAATTATAACTCCAATTTTAATTACAAATATTAATAGCATAAATGGGTTTAATATAATGACTAAGGGTAAAATTAATAATAAAGAAAATTTATTAAACATTTATTTATAA
- a CDS encoding PRD domain-containing protein, producing MERYKILKILSNNVVLVEKSNQNYILVGKGIGFSRKKGDILKDTQNIENTFISLKGINHSEYDNLISTVDPKIIELTQDIINIISKEINEDLNPNFHLALIDHINFTIKRLKEGIDIVNPFLSETKLLYPKEYYLAKKSVEILIDNLYIDIPEAEIGFIAFHIYGATNNKTKNEAFKNSKIISKIINYVQIKMNINLDKDSFNYVRFVNHLRGVLDRIKSHKSIENIFLNQLKKDIPYEFKIAYDVAKLIETDSKLKVSEDEIGFMALHLYKLKLS from the coding sequence ATGGAAAGATATAAAATATTAAAGATATTAAGTAATAATGTTGTATTAGTTGAAAAATCTAATCAAAATTATATCTTAGTTGGTAAAGGTATTGGTTTTTCAAGAAAGAAAGGGGATATATTAAAAGATACTCAAAATATTGAAAATACATTTATATCACTTAAAGGAATAAATCATAGTGAATATGATAATCTAATTTCTACTGTTGATCCTAAAATAATAGAATTAACACAAGATATTATAAATATAATTTCCAAGGAAATAAATGAAGATTTAAATCCTAATTTTCATTTAGCTTTAATTGATCATATAAATTTTACAATTAAGCGTTTAAAAGAAGGTATAGATATAGTCAATCCATTTTTATCGGAAACTAAGCTTCTCTATCCTAAAGAGTATTATTTAGCTAAAAAATCTGTAGAGATACTTATAGATAATTTATATATAGATATTCCAGAAGCTGAAATAGGTTTTATAGCTTTCCATATCTATGGAGCAACCAATAATAAAACTAAAAATGAGGCTTTCAAAAACTCTAAAATTATAAGTAAAATTATAAATTATGTACAGATAAAAATGAATATAAATTTAGATAAAGATTCTTTTAATTATGTTAGATTTGTAAATCATCTTCGTGGTGTATTAGATAGAATAAAAAGTCATAAGTCAATTGAAAATATTTTCTTAAATCAATTGAAAAAAGATATTCCTTATGAATTTAAAATTGCTTATGATGTAGCCAAACTAATTGAAACTGACTCTAAATTAAAAGTTTCAGAAGATGAAATAGGATTTATGGCATTACATTTATATAAGTTAAAATTAAGTTAA
- a CDS encoding peptidoglycan D,D-transpeptidase FtsI family protein, translating into MNKEQKRIIRVLLLLSTLFISLIIYLTYFTIFKADDIKTSSYNKRPNEKAYVLRGSIYDRNQKVLAYSTKDDDKNQIRHYEYGNLYSHIIGYDNNRYGNTGLERTFSSTLTQSNIIDDIKNVFSQILDKTGMNKDKVPIDTETKGNSLVLSIDHELQEYTKQKLGNKKGSIVAMNPKNGDILSMISFPDFNPNSLEELIENKEGQKDGQFMNRATQGLFTPGSIFKVITTTSALENNVNTNFDCEGQINIGGNTITDYNNIAHGNVDLKESLTESCNVSFAQIGVELSQDTLLKKSEDFMFNKQIPFDISTKKSKFPENDFDKTELAWSSIGQGELLVTPLNMALMASSIANDGKMMKPRLVNKVIDSDNNLVKEVESETLSTVTTPDIANNVKDMMVSVIENGTGKRAKINGVKVAGKTGTAEAGKEKKDHSWFVAFAPADDPQIAVVVFLENDGGTGGTTAAPIARDIIRRALGY; encoded by the coding sequence ATGAATAAGGAACAAAAGAGAATAATTAGAGTACTACTTTTATTAAGTACACTTTTTATATCTTTAATAATATACTTAACATATTTCACAATTTTTAAAGCCGATGATATAAAAACAAGTAGCTATAACAAAAGACCTAACGAAAAGGCATATGTCTTACGTGGTTCAATATATGATAGAAACCAAAAAGTACTAGCCTATAGTACAAAAGACGATGATAAAAATCAAATACGACATTATGAATATGGAAATTTATATAGTCATATTATTGGATATGATAATAATAGATATGGTAATACTGGGCTTGAAAGAACATTTTCTTCTACTCTTACCCAAAGCAATATAATAGATGATATAAAAAATGTATTTTCCCAAATATTAGATAAAACTGGTATGAATAAAGATAAAGTACCAATTGATACAGAAACTAAAGGAAATTCACTTGTTTTATCAATAGACCATGAATTACAAGAATATACAAAGCAAAAATTAGGTAATAAAAAAGGATCTATAGTAGCTATGAATCCTAAAAACGGTGATATATTATCTATGATAAGTTTTCCTGACTTTAATCCTAACTCTTTAGAAGAGCTTATTGAAAATAAAGAAGGACAAAAAGATGGACAATTTATGAACCGAGCTACTCAAGGTTTATTCACACCTGGTTCTATATTTAAAGTTATAACTACTACATCAGCACTAGAAAATAATGTGAATACTAATTTTGATTGTGAAGGCCAAATAAATATTGGTGGTAATACTATAACCGATTATAACAATATTGCCCACGGAAATGTTGATTTAAAAGAATCACTTACTGAATCATGTAATGTTTCATTTGCTCAAATAGGTGTGGAATTAAGTCAAGATACATTGCTAAAAAAATCAGAGGATTTTATGTTTAATAAACAAATTCCTTTTGATATCTCCACTAAAAAGTCAAAATTTCCTGAAAATGATTTTGACAAAACAGAATTAGCATGGTCTTCTATTGGTCAAGGAGAATTATTAGTTACTCCTTTAAATATGGCACTTATGGCATCTTCCATAGCAAATGATGGCAAAATGATGAAGCCAAGATTAGTAAATAAAGTAATTGATTCAGATAACAATTTAGTTAAAGAGGTTGAGTCTGAAACTTTATCCACTGTTACTACTCCTGATATTGCAAATAATGTAAAAGACATGATGGTTTCAGTGATAGAAAATGGAACTGGAAAAAGAGCTAAGATTAACGGAGTTAAGGTGGCTGGAAAAACTGGAACTGCTGAAGCAGGCAAAGAAAAAAAGGACCATTCGTGGTTTGTTGCATTTGCACCAGCAGATGATCCACAAATTGCTGTAGTTGTATTTCTTGAAAATGATGGTGGAACAGGAGGAACTACTGCTGCTCCAATTGCTAGAGATATAATTAGAAGAGCTTTAGGTTACTAA
- a CDS encoding FtsW/RodA/SpoVE family cell cycle protein, with amino-acid sequence MFNRSISFKTPHNLLLILNLCSLSLVMLYNKSFDKLSVGVIFGLTLTIYISNIILHKISSGDNYILLIVSMMMSLGIIMIYRIDPTLGFKQVIWYMLGIVTFYATYFIVKKLPHLSRWMYLYIGLSLVLFLSTLIFGSTINGSTNWIKIKGYSFQPAEIIKILFVFFLAAYFVNRDKFENKYILSGIVYANIGFLFIQRDLGSAMLFYLVFIVIFYVYETDRKFILLNMGGALFMALIGYFLFSHVQVRVSTWIDPWSDISGKGYQITQSLFAIAEGGFLGTGLGKGYPNFIPAVQTDFIFSAIIEEMGILTGIAVIMLFLILIYRGVKISLEQKDNFFRIIALGITCMFGFQAFIILGGVTKLIPLTGITLPFLSYGGSSLIMSFASLGILQVASEYIHPVEEED; translated from the coding sequence ATGTTTAATCGTTCAATTAGTTTTAAGACACCACATAATTTGTTATTGATTTTAAATTTATGTAGTTTATCTTTAGTTATGCTTTATAATAAGAGTTTCGATAAATTATCAGTAGGGGTAATATTTGGACTTACTCTTACAATTTATATATCTAATATAATACTACATAAGATTTCTTCAGGCGATAATTATATATTATTGATAGTTAGTATGATGATGAGTCTAGGTATAATAATGATTTACAGAATAGATCCTACGCTTGGCTTCAAACAAGTTATATGGTATATGTTAGGTATAGTTACTTTCTATGCTACTTATTTTATAGTCAAAAAATTACCACATTTAAGTAGATGGATGTATTTATATATTGGTTTATCTCTTGTTCTATTTTTATCAACATTAATATTTGGTAGCACAATAAATGGATCAACAAATTGGATCAAAATAAAAGGATACAGCTTTCAACCTGCAGAAATAATCAAGATACTATTTGTATTCTTTCTTGCAGCTTATTTTGTAAATAGAGATAAATTTGAAAATAAATATATTCTATCAGGTATAGTTTATGCTAATATTGGATTTCTTTTTATTCAAAGAGACTTAGGTTCCGCAATGCTCTTTTATCTTGTATTCATAGTAATTTTTTATGTTTATGAGACTGATAGGAAATTTATTTTATTAAATATGGGTGGGGCTTTGTTTATGGCTCTTATAGGATACTTTTTATTTAGTCATGTTCAAGTACGAGTTTCAACTTGGATAGATCCATGGAGCGATATATCTGGTAAAGGCTATCAAATAACTCAATCTCTATTTGCAATAGCAGAAGGTGGATTTTTAGGAACAGGTCTTGGTAAAGGATACCCTAACTTTATCCCTGCAGTTCAAACTGACTTTATATTTTCAGCTATTATTGAAGAAATGGGTATATTAACAGGTATAGCAGTTATAATGTTATTTTTAATATTAATATACAGAGGTGTAAAGATTTCACTAGAGCAAAAAGATAACTTTTTCAGAATTATAGCTCTTGGTATCACATGTATGTTTGGATTTCAAGCATTTATAATTTTAGGAGGAGTTACAAAATTAATTCCTCTTACTGGTATAACTCTTCCATTTCTAAGTTATGGAGGAAGCTCACTTATTATGAGTTTTGCATCCCTTGGGATTTTACAAGTAGCCTCAGAATATATTCATCCAGTTGAGGAGGAAGATTAA
- a CDS encoding FHA domain-containing protein — translation MFDIVWSGISSVFRYIYILLIYLFMFWIIRLIYLDIKGIKNKEIRGDTYLKLINRKDSLPFKVDEFYSLVSNVTIGRSNGNKITIKDPYISKEHAQIIKDKDAYFLEDLNSANGTYVNNIKINNAIKLSNGDTITIGRINFLFVIEE, via the coding sequence ATGTTTGATATCGTTTGGTCAGGTATTTCATCAGTATTTAGATATATATATATTCTTTTAATCTATCTTTTTATGTTTTGGATTATAAGGCTTATATATTTAGATATCAAAGGTATAAAAAATAAAGAAATTAGGGGCGATACATATTTAAAACTCATAAATAGGAAAGATTCTCTGCCATTTAAAGTAGATGAGTTCTATTCTTTAGTATCAAATGTAACTATTGGTAGGTCAAATGGTAATAAAATAACAATAAAAGATCCATATATATCTAAAGAACATGCTCAAATAATAAAAGACAAGGATGCTTATTTTCTAGAAGACCTAAATAGTGCAAATGGTACTTATGTCAATAATATAAAAATAAATAATGCTATAAAACTTTCTAATGGTGATACAATTACAATAGGAAGGATAAACTTCTTATTTGTAATTGAAGAATAA